Proteins encoded together in one Penaeus vannamei isolate JL-2024 chromosome 9, ASM4276789v1, whole genome shotgun sequence window:
- the Cdc50 gene encoding cell cycle control protein 50A isoform X2 produces the protein MSAQVPSEQSKAKNSKFKQKFKQQRLPAWQPILTADTVLPAFFLIGLLFIPLGVALLYFSENVQEFQLEYTDCESITHQLADGTKRPCKEVIKETTDVCTCRISFNISETFEKNVYLYYGLDNFYQNHRRYVKSRDDDQLLGRVNPTVNSDCKPFATDSEDKIFAPCGAIANSMFNDTLRLFRKKDSENIKLIKKGIAWPSDRKLKFRNPEGALNETGAFKDTVKPLYWTRSVWELDPDDPDNNGYRNEDLIVWMRSAAFPTFRKLYRKIDHSQEGFINGLPADRYYLEVDYNYPVDSFGGKKRMILSTTSFLGGKNNFLGIAYITVGAICLLLGIIFLIIHIKFGKRAGDQLSINQNTPYSD, from the exons ATTCAAAATTTAAACAGAAATTTAAGCAGCAGAGACTTCCAGCATGGCAGCCGATCCTCACAGCTGATACAGTCCTTCCGGCATTTTTCCTCATTGGTCTTTTGTTTATCCCTCTGGGGGTGGCTCTCCTCTACTTCTCAGAGAAC GTACAAGAGTTCCAGTTGGAGTACACAGATTGTGAGAGCATCACCCATCAGTTAGCTGATGGAACAAAGAGGCCGTGTAAAGAGGTTATAAAAGAAACTACCGATGTCTGCACATGCCGCATTAGCTTCAACATCTCAGAAACTtttgaaaaaaat GTTTACCTCTACTATGGCTTGGATAACTTCTACCAGAATCATCGTCGCTATGTTAAGTCTAGGGATGATGATCAGTTGTTGGGAAGAGTAAACCCTACAGTTAACAGTGATTGCAAGCCTTTTGCAACTGATTCTGAGGATAAAATCTTTGCACCCTGTGGAGCAATTGCTAACTCAATGTTTAATG ACACGTTGAGGTTGTTCCGGAAAAAGGACAGTGAAAACATAAAGTTGATCAAGAAAGGCATTGCTTGGCCCTCAGATCGGAAGTTGAAATTTAGAAATCCCGAAGGAGCCTTGAATGAGACTGGTG CATTCAAAGACACTGTAAAGCCTCTCTACTGGACTCGTAGTGTATGGGAGCTTGATCCAGATGACCCTGATAATAATGGCTATAGGAATGAGGACCTGATTGTCTGGATGCGCAGTGCAGCTTTTCCCACCTTCCGTAAACTCTACCGTAAAATTGACCACAGCCAGGAGGGTTTCATCAATGGACTTCCTGCA gATCGTTACTATTTGGAAGTTGACTACAATTACCCAGTGGATTCATTTGGTGGCAAGAAGCGAATGATTCTCTCCACAACCAGCTTCTTAGGTGGCAAAAATAACTTCCTCGGTATTGCATACATCACAGTGGGAGCTATCTGTCTCCTGCTTggaatcattttccttattatccacATCAAATTTGGGAAGAG gGCTGGTGATCAACTGAGTATAAACCAGAACACGCCATACAGTGACTAG